One Methylobacterium oryzae DNA window includes the following coding sequences:
- a CDS encoding phage adaptor protein codes for MAAPITDLASLQAAVLDYIARPDLADAVPGFIALAESHFNAILRAREMEAEATLGTAAAPVAVMPLPADFIEWLAVSWAGSGRTARPTFAEADSPEARFRHRPGGDPQYFTIRAGKVRMVPEKPGAVTLAYYAAIPALTDAAPSNWLLAKAPDAYLYAVLAEAYLFQKDPAAVQAHTGLMLSVLNALGIKADTAKVAKRTGRPAELQASAQAVARPE; via the coding sequence GTGGCCGCACCGATCACCGATCTGGCGAGCCTTCAGGCCGCCGTCCTGGACTACATCGCCCGCCCCGACCTCGCGGACGCGGTGCCGGGCTTCATCGCGCTCGCAGAGAGCCACTTCAACGCGATCCTGCGCGCGCGCGAGATGGAGGCGGAGGCGACCCTCGGCACCGCCGCGGCGCCGGTCGCCGTGATGCCCCTGCCGGCCGACTTCATCGAGTGGCTGGCCGTCTCTTGGGCCGGATCGGGCCGGACGGCGCGCCCGACCTTCGCGGAGGCCGACAGCCCGGAGGCGCGCTTCCGGCACCGCCCCGGCGGCGACCCGCAGTACTTCACGATCCGCGCCGGCAAGGTGCGCATGGTGCCGGAGAAGCCCGGCGCAGTGACGCTGGCCTACTATGCCGCGATCCCGGCGCTGACCGATGCCGCGCCCTCGAACTGGCTGCTGGCCAAGGCGCCGGACGCTTACCTCTACGCGGTTCTGGCGGAGGCCTACCTGTTCCAGAAGGATCCGGCCGCCGTACAGGCGCATACCGGGCTGATGCTCTCGGTGCTGAACGCGCTCGGGATCAAGGCGGACACCGCGAAGGTCGCCAAGCGCACCGGCCGCCCGGCGGAGTTGCAGGCCTCCGCCCAGGCCGTGGCGCGGCCCGAGTAG
- a CDS encoding phage tail protein: MPGAINWDEAPSGNDVSDPPIIFNEGQPAKTINDAMRALMASMKLWMLDNSGVNQAYGSDAYTVLTRQGVSAKAAARAHTLKFRTTTANLNPCTLSADGNTPRPWLRSDGSQFGPGDIYPTVWSVVYDPDAQVYRTLSPTTESAGKIAAFGGPNVPSGWEICDGRPVSRASYAALFAAISSLWGVGDGFQTFNLPDLRGRSLFGANRGLNLLTSAGGLVGSLGTLGGAETVAMLATQMPRHMHTSTMSPAGFFQPEIQSAGSHNHGGTNIDGAHDHTGSTNLTGNHAHTGTSDISGDHAHVVQYGYGLVSTQTPNNAQVVTGINLGSQGNGQTTQSGPHSHTFTTGATGNHAHSFATDPGGTHSHGLQLDGSHVHTIDPTPNHTHTLVIDTAGSGDPHPNVPPGAVVTWAIKT, translated from the coding sequence ATGCCCGGCGCCATCAACTGGGACGAGGCGCCCTCGGGCAACGACGTCTCGGATCCGCCCATCATCTTCAATGAGGGGCAGCCGGCCAAGACCATCAACGACGCCATGCGGGCGCTGATGGCCTCCATGAAGCTCTGGATGCTCGACAACTCGGGCGTGAACCAAGCCTACGGGTCAGACGCCTACACGGTGCTCACCCGCCAGGGCGTGTCGGCGAAGGCCGCCGCCCGGGCACATACGCTCAAGTTCCGGACCACGACGGCCAACCTCAATCCCTGCACCCTGTCGGCGGACGGGAACACGCCGCGGCCGTGGCTGCGGTCGGATGGGTCGCAGTTCGGGCCCGGCGACATCTACCCGACGGTGTGGTCGGTCGTGTACGACCCCGACGCGCAGGTCTACCGCACCCTGTCACCGACCACGGAATCGGCCGGGAAGATCGCCGCGTTCGGCGGCCCCAACGTCCCCTCGGGCTGGGAGATCTGCGACGGCCGGCCGGTCTCGCGGGCCTCCTACGCCGCCCTGTTCGCCGCGATCAGCAGCCTGTGGGGCGTCGGCGACGGCTTCCAGACCTTCAACCTGCCGGACCTGCGGGGGCGCAGCCTGTTCGGCGCGAACCGCGGGCTGAACCTGCTCACCTCGGCGGGCGGCCTCGTCGGCTCGCTCGGCACGCTCGGCGGGGCCGAGACGGTGGCGATGCTGGCGACGCAGATGCCGCGGCACATGCACACCTCGACCATGTCGCCGGCCGGCTTCTTCCAGCCGGAGATCCAGAGCGCCGGCAGCCACAACCACGGCGGCACGAACATCGACGGAGCCCACGACCACACCGGCTCGACGAACCTCACAGGCAACCACGCCCACACCGGCACCAGCGACATCAGCGGCGACCATGCCCACGTCGTGCAGTACGGCTACGGCCTGGTCAGCACCCAGACGCCGAACAACGCCCAGGTGGTGACCGGCATCAACCTCGGCTCGCAGGGCAACGGCCAGACGACCCAGAGCGGGCCGCATTCGCACACCTTCACGACTGGCGCGACCGGCAACCACGCGCATAGCTTCGCGACCGATCCGGGCGGCACGCACAGCCACGGCCTCCAGCTCGACGGCAGCCACGTCCACACGATCGATCCGACGCCGAACCACACCCACACGCTGGTGATCGACACGGCCGGCTCGGGCGACCCGCACCCGAACGTGCCGCCGGGCGCCGTGGTGACCTGGGCCATCAAGACCTGA
- a CDS encoding glycoside hydrolase family 55 protein, producing the protein MPSRLLARVLTAFAALLIAAPAVAYDATKAPRYASPDMYRPNVDRIILNGPGSTGPVDGMSVTVPGGVSRSLADRAADVLNAADFGVKADGVTNDTAAMNTALAAAVGRTLLLPKGTILVDALTYAPPSNKPITLRGQGRGSTIIQKRTATPNNVLTIGSNPSPFVLNDVRVEGITFDGFDPTATYAAIEGLDLWRVTFRDVEVRKAKIGLECLSCIWVTFDASIAQKNKTGLRFNTYGGASYPSTPPNLVQIQNSQVNENTVLGIDYDVGALISLRGSNVEYNGTTAGAVGQGGIIIGPNVGQFNPGTVMQGLQVEDTWIEGNKGQAHIVQQSGRSSYRNLLFWTPGGDTTNDLLITGGSYTVDNVVTSTPKTANLLEGPNVLAGNVIQNSPSLALSIDRTKTTVVAPRGQGSRVRLQAASIANNADTTVSWGAAEFDDTGALTSGTTLTVPAGTSRVRVSVGLGWASNGTGLRKVRILKNGAEVAATTQAALGYNFQNLETGLISVSPGDTFTVSVYQNSGGALAVLTNQDDFFVMESAR; encoded by the coding sequence ATGCCCTCCCGTCTACTGGCTCGCGTCCTTACGGCGTTCGCCGCGCTCCTGATCGCCGCCCCTGCGGTCGCGTACGACGCCACCAAGGCGCCGCGCTACGCCTCGCCGGACATGTACCGGCCGAACGTCGACCGGATTATCCTCAACGGGCCCGGCTCGACCGGCCCCGTGGACGGGATGAGCGTCACGGTTCCGGGCGGTGTCTCGAGGTCGCTCGCGGACCGGGCGGCCGACGTCCTGAACGCCGCCGATTTCGGCGTGAAGGCGGACGGGGTCACCAACGACACGGCCGCGATGAACACGGCGCTGGCCGCCGCGGTGGGGCGGACGCTGCTCCTGCCGAAGGGCACGATCCTCGTCGACGCGCTGACCTACGCGCCCCCGTCGAACAAGCCGATCACCCTGCGCGGGCAGGGGCGCGGCTCGACGATCATCCAGAAGCGGACCGCGACCCCCAACAACGTCCTGACCATCGGGTCGAACCCCAGCCCGTTCGTGCTCAACGACGTCCGGGTGGAGGGCATCACCTTCGACGGCTTCGACCCGACCGCGACCTACGCGGCGATCGAGGGGCTCGACCTCTGGCGCGTGACGTTCCGGGACGTCGAGGTCCGCAAGGCGAAGATTGGCCTGGAGTGCCTGAGCTGCATCTGGGTCACGTTCGACGCTTCGATCGCGCAGAAGAACAAGACCGGCCTGCGGTTCAACACCTACGGCGGCGCGTCCTACCCCAGCACCCCGCCGAACCTCGTCCAGATCCAGAACTCGCAGGTCAACGAGAACACGGTCCTCGGCATCGACTATGACGTCGGCGCGCTGATCAGCCTCCGCGGCTCGAACGTCGAGTACAACGGCACCACGGCGGGCGCCGTCGGCCAGGGCGGCATCATCATCGGGCCGAACGTCGGGCAGTTCAATCCGGGCACCGTGATGCAGGGCCTCCAGGTGGAGGACACCTGGATCGAGGGCAACAAGGGCCAGGCTCACATCGTCCAGCAGAGCGGGCGCAGCTCGTACCGCAACCTGCTGTTCTGGACCCCCGGCGGCGACACGACCAACGACCTGCTGATCACCGGCGGCTCGTACACGGTCGACAACGTCGTCACCTCGACGCCGAAGACGGCGAACCTGCTCGAGGGCCCGAACGTCCTGGCCGGCAACGTCATCCAGAACAGCCCCAGCCTCGCGCTATCCATCGACAGGACCAAGACCACCGTCGTGGCGCCGCGTGGTCAGGGCAGCCGGGTGCGCCTCCAGGCGGCCTCGATCGCCAACAACGCCGACACGACGGTGAGCTGGGGCGCGGCGGAGTTCGACGACACCGGGGCGCTCACGTCGGGGACGACGCTCACCGTGCCCGCCGGTACCAGCCGGGTGCGCGTGTCGGTCGGTCTTGGCTGGGCCAGCAACGGCACCGGCCTGCGCAAGGTGCGGATCCTGAAGAATGGGGCGGAGGTCGCCGCCACGACGCAGGCGGCGCTCGGCTACAATTTCCAGAACCTGGAGACGGGACTGATCTCGGTCAGCCCCGGGGACACGTTCACGGTCTCCGTCTACCAGAACAGCGGCGGCGCCCTCGCGGTGCTCACGAACCAGGACGACTTCTTCGTCATGGAATCCGCGCGCTGA
- a CDS encoding septal ring lytic transglycosylase RlpA family protein produces the protein MTLRFPARAALACLVLAGSAPCALAETASWYGSGRRTANGERFAPDGLTAAHRTLPFGTRVRVTYGARSVIVRINDRGPFIAGRAIDLSRGAARAIGLSGVGRVHLAILG, from the coding sequence ATGACCCTGCGCTTCCCGGCGCGGGCCGCCCTCGCGTGCCTCGTGCTCGCGGGATCGGCCCCGTGCGCCTTGGCCGAGACCGCCTCCTGGTACGGCTCCGGCCGCCGCACCGCGAACGGCGAGCGGTTCGCGCCCGACGGCCTGACCGCGGCACACCGCACCCTCCCCTTCGGCACCCGCGTGCGGGTGACCTACGGCGCCCGCTCGGTGATCGTGCGGATCAACGACCGCGGCCCATTCATCGCCGGCCGGGCGATCGACCTCTCGCGCGGCGCGGCCCGGGCCATCGGCTTGTCGGGCGTCGGCCGCGTCCACCTCGCCATCCTCGGCTGA
- a CDS encoding lysozyme, whose translation MDVSPIGRAALEAREGTRLTAYKDSVGVWTISTGITTASGLIKVVPGLTITPLQSDALFAAALEKYAAPVRAALAKPVPQPFFDACVSLAYNIGPVGFAHSTVVRRANAGDLAGAVEAFLMWNKPAAIIPRRQGERDQAALASYAGAKVYARRGDRAPVKAMAGTLPAPATAPDPLAPMTGAKPAAAARPSLFTRLVDLFLGRKAP comes from the coding sequence ATGGACGTCTCGCCCATCGGACGCGCCGCCCTCGAGGCGCGCGAAGGCACCCGGCTGACCGCCTACAAGGATTCCGTCGGCGTCTGGACGATCAGCACCGGCATCACGACCGCCTCCGGGCTGATCAAGGTGGTGCCGGGCCTGACGATCACGCCGCTCCAATCCGACGCGCTCTTCGCCGCCGCGCTGGAGAAGTACGCGGCGCCGGTCCGCGCTGCCCTCGCCAAGCCGGTGCCGCAGCCGTTCTTCGATGCCTGCGTGAGCCTCGCCTACAACATCGGCCCGGTCGGCTTCGCGCACTCGACCGTGGTCCGTCGCGCCAACGCCGGCGACCTCGCTGGCGCCGTCGAGGCGTTCCTGATGTGGAACAAGCCGGCTGCGATCATCCCGCGCCGGCAGGGGGAGCGCGACCAGGCCGCCCTCGCCTCCTACGCCGGCGCCAAGGTCTACGCCCGCCGCGGCGACCGCGCGCCCGTGAAGGCGATGGCCGGCACGCTGCCGGCGCCCGCGACCGCGCCCGACCCGCTCGCGCCGATGACAGGCGCGAAGCCGGCGGCCGCGGCCCGGCCCAGCCTCTTCACCCGCCTCGTCGACCTGTTCCTCGGACGAAAGGCTCCCTGA
- the galE gene encoding UDP-glucose 4-epimerase GalE → MAVLVTGGAGYIGSHMVLALLDAGHEEVVVLDDLSTGFDWAVPEGVKLVVGDVADQALVTQTILQHRIDALAHFAAKIVVPDSMADPLGYYLANTVKTRALIEASVRAGVKHVIFSSTAAVYGEPDVSPVPEDLPLKPINPYGRSKLMSEWMIADAAAAHGFSYVVLRYFNVAGADPDGRSGQSTPNATHLIKVATQAALGQRARLDVFGTDYPTPDGSCLRDYIQVSDLAEAHRLALGHLRSGGESLTLNCGYGRGYSVLEVVEVVKRISGRDFEVRLCPRRAGDPAQIVAEAARIRDCLGWQPRHDDLDAIVGQALAWEERLEKRNRI, encoded by the coding sequence ATGGCGGTTCTGGTGACGGGCGGTGCCGGCTACATCGGCAGCCACATGGTGCTGGCGCTCCTCGATGCCGGCCATGAGGAGGTCGTCGTCCTGGACGATCTCTCCACCGGCTTCGACTGGGCGGTTCCGGAGGGCGTGAAGCTCGTCGTCGGTGACGTTGCCGACCAGGCCCTGGTGACACAGACTATCCTTCAGCACCGCATCGACGCCCTGGCCCACTTCGCCGCCAAGATCGTCGTGCCCGATTCCATGGCCGATCCCCTCGGCTACTACCTCGCCAACACGGTGAAGACCCGCGCGCTGATCGAGGCGTCGGTGCGCGCCGGCGTCAAGCACGTGATCTTCTCCTCGACCGCAGCCGTCTACGGCGAGCCCGACGTCTCGCCGGTTCCCGAGGACCTGCCGCTGAAGCCGATCAACCCCTACGGCCGCTCGAAGCTGATGAGCGAGTGGATGATCGCCGACGCCGCCGCGGCGCACGGCTTCTCCTACGTGGTGCTGCGCTACTTCAACGTCGCCGGCGCGGATCCGGACGGGCGGTCCGGCCAGTCGACGCCCAACGCCACGCACCTGATCAAGGTCGCCACGCAGGCGGCGCTCGGCCAGCGCGCCCGACTCGACGTCTTCGGGACCGACTACCCGACCCCGGACGGGTCGTGCCTGCGCGACTACATCCAGGTCTCGGACCTCGCGGAGGCGCATCGCCTCGCCCTCGGCCATCTGCGCTCCGGCGGCGAGAGCCTGACGCTGAACTGCGGCTACGGGCGCGGCTACTCGGTCCTCGAGGTCGTCGAGGTCGTGAAGCGGATCTCCGGCCGAGACTTCGAGGTGCGACTGTGCCCACGCCGGGCCGGCGATCCGGCCCAGATCGTCGCCGAGGCGGCGCGCATCCGCGATTGCCTGGGCTGGCAGCCCCGGCACGACGACCTCGACGCCATCGTCGGCCAAGCCCTCGCCTGGGAAGAGCGTCTGGAGAAGCGCAATCGGATCTGA
- a CDS encoding 4'-phosphopantetheinyl transferase family protein, giving the protein MSAVQVWIVDLALTSSQVDRCDAVLDAAERARADRFLRPADRARFRASHAALRLVLGDALGLAPADVEFAAGAGGKPELAGPARGAAELNLSHSGARALIGLTRGAAIGVDVEAVRPIADALRIAAAHFAADEVTALAGAPRSAVERRFFGLWTRKEAVVKALGSGLSLPLDRFSVSVPPEAPRLLRADGDASWNLDGPWSFAEVDCGRDHVATVASRSAEAEITCHRLPDDWPDHLG; this is encoded by the coding sequence GTGAGCGCGGTGCAGGTCTGGATCGTCGACCTCGCCCTGACTTCGAGCCAGGTCGACCGGTGCGATGCCGTCCTCGACGCCGCGGAGCGCGCGCGGGCTGACCGTTTCCTGCGCCCGGCGGATCGGGCGCGGTTCCGCGCCAGCCACGCCGCGCTGCGGCTGGTCCTCGGCGACGCGCTCGGTCTCGCGCCGGCCGACGTCGAGTTCGCCGCCGGAGCCGGCGGCAAGCCGGAGCTCGCGGGCCCGGCACGGGGCGCCGCCGAATTAAACCTCTCCCATTCCGGGGCGCGCGCGCTGATCGGGCTCACCCGCGGCGCGGCGATCGGCGTCGATGTCGAGGCCGTGCGGCCGATCGCGGACGCGCTGCGGATCGCGGCGGCCCATTTCGCCGCCGACGAGGTGACGGCCCTGGCCGGAGCCCCGCGAAGCGCGGTCGAGCGGCGCTTCTTCGGACTGTGGACCCGCAAGGAGGCGGTGGTGAAGGCTTTGGGCAGCGGCCTGTCGCTGCCCCTCGACCGGTTCAGCGTCAGCGTTCCGCCCGAAGCGCCGCGCCTTCTCCGGGCCGACGGCGACGCGTCCTGGAACCTGGACGGTCCTTGGAGCTTCGCCGAGGTCGATTGCGGGCGCGATCACGTCGCCACGGTGGCGTCCCGATCCGCGGAGGCGGAGATCACCTGCCACCGTCTCCCGGACGACTGGCCCGATCATCTGGGCTGA
- a CDS encoding MFS transporter, with product MTRSSADLRVGLLGRPSLGQRSVRYGVFFATYLYQGLVAGFSLTALANHLAARGVPATEVGLHFALAGLPWTLQPLLWGPWVDRAGDTRMGRRRPFAVAALVGCHATLALLLVAGGDAVGALGPVFLVHSLFASLLDTACDRMIMDHVPTRELGRVSACTRAGFVAGTSLSAAVFGWTLANWGFAASALWLLVAAIVASLPMLLVREAPADPLWSLERRGPAPRRLPFRRFLRRTVIALRRPRALRLLALCFGLDAALGLFELPFSIDLLQRQGWEAASLSRLQAFLTLVSGTAGAVAVGLWSDRAGAASPLRALLLGSALTFVLVGILIGAGLVGAAAPAILALTSVLPGLLIVALMPALLAASRGRPGAATQFEVYMAAMNLGSVAGTAVAGWLAPVLPLQAIAALVAATFFAAFRMAGRGDLLGARR from the coding sequence GTGACGCGGTCCAGCGCGGATCTCCGCGTCGGCCTCCTGGGTAGACCGAGCCTCGGCCAGCGGTCCGTCCGCTACGGCGTCTTCTTCGCCACCTACCTCTACCAGGGCCTCGTCGCGGGTTTCTCGCTGACGGCGCTCGCCAACCACCTCGCGGCTAGGGGCGTCCCGGCAACCGAGGTCGGGCTGCACTTCGCCCTGGCCGGCCTGCCCTGGACGCTGCAGCCGCTGCTGTGGGGGCCCTGGGTGGACCGGGCCGGGGACACGCGGATGGGACGGCGCCGGCCCTTCGCGGTCGCCGCGCTGGTCGGATGCCACGCGACGCTGGCGCTGCTCCTCGTCGCCGGGGGCGACGCCGTCGGCGCGCTCGGTCCGGTCTTCCTCGTCCACAGCCTGTTCGCCTCGCTCCTCGATACCGCCTGCGACCGGATGATCATGGACCACGTCCCCACCCGGGAACTCGGCCGGGTCAGCGCCTGCACCCGCGCGGGCTTCGTGGCCGGAACGAGCCTCAGCGCCGCCGTCTTCGGATGGACGCTCGCGAATTGGGGTTTCGCCGCGAGCGCCCTCTGGCTGCTCGTCGCCGCGATCGTCGCGAGCCTGCCGATGCTGCTGGTCCGCGAGGCGCCCGCCGATCCGCTCTGGTCGCTCGAGCGCCGGGGACCGGCGCCGCGGCGCCTGCCGTTCCGCCGCTTCCTGCGCCGCACCGTGATCGCCCTGCGCCGCCCGCGCGCCCTGCGGCTGCTCGCTCTGTGCTTCGGCCTCGACGCGGCGCTCGGCCTGTTCGAGCTGCCCTTCTCGATCGACCTCCTCCAGCGTCAGGGCTGGGAGGCCGCGAGCCTGTCGCGTCTCCAGGCTTTCCTGACCCTGGTGAGCGGCACGGCCGGTGCGGTCGCGGTGGGACTCTGGTCGGACCGCGCGGGCGCGGCGTCGCCGCTTCGCGCCCTGCTGCTGGGCAGTGCCCTCACCTTCGTGCTGGTCGGGATCCTGATCGGCGCCGGCCTCGTCGGGGCCGCGGCGCCGGCGATCCTGGCGCTCACCAGCGTGCTGCCCGGCCTGCTGATCGTCGCCCTGATGCCGGCCCTGCTCGCGGCGAGCCGGGGCCGCCCGGGCGCGGCCACGCAGTTCGAGGTCTACATGGCGGCCATGAACCTCGGCTCGGTCGCCGGGACGGCGGTCGCGGGCTGGCTGGCCCCGGTCCTGCCTCTGCAAGCAATCGCCGCCCTCGTCGCCGCGACGTTCTTCGCGGCCTTCCGGATGGCGGGGCGCGGCGATCTGCTCGGTGCCCGCCGGTGA
- the ligA gene encoding NAD-dependent DNA ligase LigA: MAATKSEPLDLDLSAEEARAEYARLSDALLEADRLYYQEDAPEISDAEYDRLRRRLEDIEARFPDLAGTGAASTSVGAKPSEKFAKVRHAVPMLSLGNAFDDAEVAEFVARVRRFLGWPDDAPLAFTAEPKIDGLSLSLRYVNGRLDTAATRGDGEVGENVTANARTVQDIPAVLAGSGWPEICEVRGEVYLSHADFAAINARQEAAGKPLFANPRNAAAGSLRQLDPAITASRPLRFFAYAWGELSAPIADTQTGVLEHFAAWGLPVNPRTQTFTDTEAMLAHYRGIEADRAGLGYDIDGVVYKVDDLGLQKRLGFVSRSPRWALAHKFAAQEATTVVEDIVINVGRTGSLNPLAKLRPVTVGGVVVSNATLHNEGYVKGVGADGEPIRDGRDIRVGDTVTVVRAGDVIPKVMDVDLTKRPADSRPYAFPETCPACGSRAVRAINPRTGRPDAVRRCTGGLICPAQGVERMKHFVSRNGFDIEGFGETYIEVLFEAGLVRQPADLFRLDFEELKAAIVARREALSAERRADSGTSEPPKKAAKKKGDEDDKAIRNLLAAVEARRAVPMNRLLFALGIPQIGEATAKALAKRFADMPTLIAAIREAAAAQPGPDWVELTAVPRVGGTTRDRLLDLGFPEDDAAPAKERARLSAVQRENLLAHYGDVDAVRAAIARAAAQRPGDAYRVFADDGEIGPVATDALLLFFAEPHNADAVAALLDAVAVQPMERAAAASAFAGKTVVFTGTLEKMTRNEAKAVAERLGAKVSGSVSAKTDLVVAGPGAGSKLKDAQKHGVRVVSEDDWLAMVAQG; encoded by the coding sequence ATGGCCGCCACGAAATCCGAACCGCTCGATCTCGACCTCAGCGCCGAGGAAGCGCGCGCCGAGTACGCGCGGCTGTCGGACGCGCTCCTGGAGGCCGACCGCCTCTACTACCAGGAGGACGCGCCCGAGATATCGGACGCCGAGTACGACCGGCTGCGCCGCCGCCTGGAGGACATCGAGGCCCGCTTCCCCGATCTCGCCGGCACGGGCGCCGCCAGCACGTCGGTCGGCGCCAAGCCCTCGGAGAAGTTCGCCAAGGTGCGGCACGCCGTGCCGATGCTCTCGCTGGGCAACGCCTTCGACGACGCGGAGGTGGCCGAGTTCGTCGCGCGCGTGCGCCGCTTCCTCGGCTGGCCGGACGACGCCCCCCTCGCCTTCACGGCAGAGCCGAAGATCGACGGCCTGTCCCTGTCCCTGCGCTACGTGAACGGCCGGCTCGACACCGCCGCCACCCGCGGCGACGGCGAGGTGGGCGAGAACGTCACGGCCAACGCCCGCACGGTGCAGGACATCCCGGCGGTGCTCGCGGGGTCCGGCTGGCCGGAGATCTGCGAGGTGCGCGGGGAGGTCTACCTGTCCCACGCCGACTTCGCCGCCATCAACGCCCGGCAGGAGGCGGCCGGCAAGCCGCTCTTCGCCAACCCGCGCAACGCCGCCGCCGGCAGCCTGCGCCAGCTCGATCCCGCGATCACCGCGTCCCGGCCGCTGCGATTCTTCGCCTATGCCTGGGGCGAGCTGTCGGCGCCGATCGCCGACACGCAGACCGGCGTGCTGGAGCACTTCGCGGCCTGGGGCCTGCCGGTGAACCCGCGGACCCAGACCTTCACCGACACGGAAGCGATGCTCGCCCATTACCGCGGCATCGAGGCCGACCGCGCCGGGCTCGGCTACGACATCGACGGCGTCGTCTACAAGGTCGACGACCTCGGGCTCCAGAAGCGGCTGGGCTTCGTCTCGCGCTCGCCCCGCTGGGCGCTCGCCCACAAATTCGCCGCCCAGGAAGCCACGACGGTGGTCGAGGACATCGTCATCAATGTCGGCCGCACCGGCTCGCTGAACCCGCTCGCCAAGCTCCGTCCCGTGACCGTCGGCGGCGTCGTCGTGTCGAACGCCACCCTGCACAACGAGGGCTACGTGAAGGGCGTCGGCGCCGACGGCGAGCCGATCCGCGACGGCCGCGACATCCGCGTCGGCGACACGGTCACGGTGGTCCGGGCGGGCGACGTCATCCCGAAGGTCATGGATGTCGACCTGACGAAGCGCCCGGCCGACTCGCGGCCCTACGCCTTCCCGGAGACCTGCCCGGCCTGCGGCAGCCGCGCCGTCCGCGCCATCAACCCCCGCACCGGCCGGCCCGACGCGGTGCGCCGCTGCACCGGCGGGCTGATCTGCCCGGCGCAGGGCGTTGAGCGGATGAAGCACTTCGTGTCGCGCAACGGCTTCGACATCGAGGGCTTCGGCGAGACCTATATCGAGGTCCTGTTCGAGGCCGGGCTCGTGCGCCAGCCCGCCGACCTGTTCCGCCTCGACTTCGAGGAACTCAAGGCCGCAATCGTGGCGCGGCGCGAAGCGCTGTCGGCCGAGCGGCGCGCGGACTCGGGGACGAGCGAGCCGCCGAAGAAGGCCGCCAAGAAGAAGGGCGACGAGGACGACAAGGCGATCCGGAACCTGCTCGCTGCTGTCGAGGCGCGGCGCGCCGTGCCGATGAACCGCCTGCTCTTCGCCCTCGGCATCCCGCAGATCGGCGAGGCGACCGCCAAGGCGCTGGCGAAGCGCTTCGCCGACATGCCGACGCTGATCGCGGCGATCCGCGAGGCCGCGGCGGCGCAGCCCGGTCCCGACTGGGTCGAGCTCACCGCAGTGCCGCGCGTCGGGGGCACGACCCGGGACCGGCTCCTCGATCTCGGCTTCCCGGAGGACGACGCGGCTCCGGCCAAGGAGCGGGCGCGCCTGAGCGCCGTGCAGCGCGAGAACCTCCTCGCCCATTACGGCGACGTCGACGCGGTGCGCGCGGCGATCGCGCGGGCTGCGGCGCAGCGTCCCGGCGACGCCTACCGGGTCTTCGCCGACGACGGCGAGATCGGCCCGGTGGCGACCGACGCGCTGCTCCTGTTCTTCGCCGAGCCGCACAATGCCGACGCCGTCGCGGCCCTGCTCGACGCGGTGGCGGTGCAGCCGATGGAGCGGGCCGCCGCGGCCTCAGCGTTCGCGGGAAAGACCGTGGTCTTCACCGGCACCCTGGAGAAGATGACCCGCAACGAGGCCAAGGCGGTGGCCGAGCGCCTGGGCGCGAAGGTCTCGGGCTCGGTCTCGGCCAAGACCGACCTGGTGGTGGCCGGCCCCGGTGCGGGCTCGAAACTGAAGGACGCGCAGAAGCACGGCGTCCGGGTCGTCTCGGAGGACGACTGGCTGGCGATGGTGGCGCAGGGTTGA
- a CDS encoding 3'-5' exonuclease, which produces MTVLALDFETANERRDSACAVGLAWIADGRVVRRASHLIRPPEMRFAPGNIRVHGILPADVADKPDFAAVMAPYLGDLGRGLILAHNASFDIGVLRAGLTRAGLPVPDLAYLCTVQVARRVFPAPEGCGLGKVARRLGIRFEHHDAGEDAFACAEIALAAMRERAVADVHALAAALGLPVTRAVGGPAVPRRMPGAISARAVASFPDTPAALRFAMRGSTGNRYHVSLEERPGGPELRCTCTAGRYGMRCRHVKALEVGDITDLLSDNAGDVVLLARMLGAKTRVAGAA; this is translated from the coding sequence ATGACGGTCCTGGCCCTCGACTTCGAGACGGCCAACGAGCGGCGTGACAGCGCCTGCGCGGTGGGTCTGGCCTGGATCGCCGACGGCCGCGTCGTGCGCCGCGCGAGCCACCTGATCCGGCCGCCCGAGATGCGCTTCGCACCGGGCAACATCCGCGTCCACGGAATCCTGCCGGCCGACGTCGCCGACAAGCCCGACTTCGCCGCCGTCATGGCGCCCTATCTCGGCGATCTCGGGCGGGGGCTGATCCTGGCGCACAACGCGAGCTTCGATATCGGAGTCCTGCGCGCCGGGCTGACGCGGGCCGGCCTGCCGGTCCCCGATCTCGCCTATCTCTGCACGGTCCAGGTGGCACGCCGGGTCTTCCCGGCGCCGGAGGGCTGCGGGCTCGGCAAGGTCGCGCGGCGCCTCGGCATCCGCTTCGAGCACCACGACGCCGGCGAGGACGCCTTCGCCTGCGCGGAGATCGCGCTCGCCGCGATGCGCGAGCGGGCGGTCGCGGACGTGCACGCCCTCGCGGCCGCGCTCGGCCTCCCGGTCACGCGGGCGGTCGGCGGCCCAGCCGTGCCGCGCCGCATGCCGGGTGCGATCAGCGCCCGGGCCGTGGCAAGCTTCCCCGACACGCCGGCGGCCCTGCGGTTCGCCATGCGCGGCTCAACCGGCAACCGCTACCACGTCAGCCTGGAGGAACGGCCGGGGGGCCCGGAGCTGCGCTGCACCTGCACGGCCGGCCGCTACGGCATGCGCTGCCGCCACGTGAAGGCGCTGGAGGTCGGCGACATCACCGACCTGCTCTCGGACAATGCCGGCGACGTCGTGCTCCTCGCCCGCATGCTCGGCGCGAAGACCCGGGTCGCGGGCGCGGCCTGA